In Blastopirellula sp. J2-11, a single genomic region encodes these proteins:
- a CDS encoding PVC-type heme-binding CxxCH protein codes for MPFSLFACGRIVIIAILLFAACSFAEELDFSDQLPRIAPREPAEALQTMQVAPGFRVEQAASEPNVVDPVALAFDEDGRLFVIEMRGYSEDDGQILGRVRLLEDLDDDGVYEKSTVFADNLSWPTAITCARGGVFVGAAPDIYFLKDDNGDGVADQRRVVFTGFGKTNVQGLLNTFQWGLDHRIHGATSSSGGIVQPVVNGEPQGDGVNLRGRDFAIDTAAMTLSPTSGGAQHGMSFNDWGDKFVCSNSDHLQQVMYEDPYYSRNPYVVPPMSRQSIAADGPQADVYRTSPVEDWRVIRTKLRAEKVVPGVVEGGGRPAGYFTGATGVTIFRGDAWPAQFQGNAIVGDVGSNLVHRKQLNPQGIAYSGARIDEKSEFLSSSDIWFRPVQFANAPDGSLYIADMYREVIEHPKSLPPMIKQHLDLTSGRDRGRIYRIVGEKYQRPQTLQLSKMSAVELVELLEDPISWRRETAARLLYERNDTTAVQDLIAMASEGETPQGRVLALYALAGLDSLNAATLLTAIKDPHPRVRQHAIRLSEPLLSKSPALRQNIAALVTDSDSHVRYQLAFTLGELPVAEKQMPLAQLAHSDSSDPYFAAAIQSSVSTGAGSLLAELTKQSNPPSSGETALILALAKQVGKQQRKEDIAAILAALPQLNQANAPLASQLIQQMVANGDSTLATQLSSSIDGNGASMLTRMYDQALAIVVDEKETIDKRAAAIPTLRFRPFDADLFAGLLEPSQPLLLQQAALQTLAYFKSAEVADLVIERWPAMSPSLRQSAFQVLTANPHGIAQLLDAVQAEQIRTADLDLAMLQTMKSLVSDKLAHRIDALMKSESKSDRDAIVQAYRGALQISGDATRGEAVFLKNCSSCHQMNGKGHAIGPNLAAMKNRGAEAILINVLNPNLEVNPQYLSYVCLTNDGRALTGIIANETATSITLLQGENKSETILRIDIDQLRSTGASLMPQDLEKQIDQQAMADLLRYLLDQK; via the coding sequence ATGCCTTTTTCCTTATTCGCCTGTGGGCGAATCGTAATCATCGCGATTCTGCTGTTTGCAGCCTGCAGTTTCGCCGAAGAACTAGACTTCTCCGACCAACTACCGCGCATCGCGCCGCGCGAGCCTGCTGAAGCGCTGCAGACGATGCAAGTCGCCCCTGGCTTTCGGGTTGAACAAGCGGCGTCTGAACCGAACGTGGTTGATCCCGTGGCGCTGGCGTTTGATGAAGATGGCCGCCTGTTTGTGATCGAGATGCGCGGCTACTCGGAGGATGACGGCCAAATCTTGGGGCGCGTCCGATTATTGGAAGATCTCGACGACGACGGCGTCTACGAAAAGAGCACTGTGTTCGCCGATAATCTCTCATGGCCGACGGCGATCACTTGCGCCCGCGGCGGCGTCTTTGTGGGCGCGGCGCCCGACATCTACTTTTTGAAAGATGACAACGGCGATGGAGTCGCCGACCAACGACGCGTCGTCTTTACCGGTTTTGGCAAGACGAACGTGCAAGGGTTGCTGAACACCTTCCAATGGGGACTCGATCATCGCATCCATGGTGCGACCAGCAGCAGCGGCGGAATCGTCCAACCGGTCGTAAATGGAGAGCCGCAAGGAGATGGCGTCAATCTCCGCGGACGCGACTTCGCCATCGATACCGCGGCGATGACGCTGTCGCCGACCAGCGGCGGAGCACAACACGGGATGAGCTTCAATGACTGGGGCGACAAATTCGTCTGCTCGAACAGCGATCACTTGCAGCAAGTGATGTACGAAGATCCTTACTATTCTCGCAACCCCTATGTCGTCCCACCGATGTCGCGGCAAAGCATCGCCGCCGATGGTCCTCAAGCCGACGTCTATCGCACCAGTCCGGTCGAAGACTGGCGCGTGATTCGAACGAAGCTGCGTGCCGAGAAAGTTGTGCCCGGCGTGGTCGAAGGGGGAGGGCGCCCGGCTGGATATTTCACCGGCGCTACCGGCGTCACGATCTTCCGCGGCGACGCTTGGCCAGCCCAGTTCCAAGGCAACGCCATTGTCGGCGACGTCGGCAGCAATCTGGTCCATCGCAAACAACTGAACCCGCAAGGGATCGCTTACAGCGGTGCTCGTATCGATGAAAAAAGTGAATTCCTCTCATCCAGTGACATCTGGTTTCGGCCGGTTCAATTCGCCAACGCGCCTGATGGATCGCTCTACATCGCCGATATGTATCGCGAAGTCATCGAGCACCCGAAGTCGCTGCCGCCGATGATTAAACAGCATCTCGATCTGACCAGCGGTCGCGATCGAGGGCGAATCTATCGTATTGTTGGCGAAAAATATCAACGCCCGCAGACGCTGCAACTTTCCAAAATGTCCGCCGTTGAGTTGGTCGAACTCTTGGAGGATCCGATCAGTTGGCGACGTGAAACGGCGGCACGCTTGTTGTATGAACGCAACGACACGACAGCGGTGCAAGATTTGATCGCGATGGCGAGCGAAGGCGAAACGCCGCAAGGGCGCGTCTTGGCGCTCTACGCGCTCGCAGGCCTAGACTCTCTCAATGCGGCGACTCTGCTGACTGCGATCAAGGATCCGCATCCGCGGGTGCGTCAGCATGCAATTCGTCTTAGTGAACCGCTGCTCAGCAAGTCGCCGGCGCTGCGACAAAACATCGCTGCATTGGTGACCGACAGCGACTCGCACGTTCGCTACCAGTTGGCCTTTACGTTGGGCGAGTTGCCGGTAGCGGAAAAACAAATGCCGCTGGCGCAACTCGCGCATTCGGACAGTTCCGATCCTTATTTCGCCGCCGCGATTCAAAGCAGCGTGTCGACAGGCGCCGGATCGCTGCTCGCGGAATTGACAAAACAATCCAATCCGCCCTCCAGCGGCGAAACTGCGTTGATCCTCGCTCTGGCCAAACAAGTTGGCAAACAACAGCGGAAGGAAGATATCGCCGCGATCTTGGCCGCGCTGCCGCAGTTGAACCAAGCCAACGCTCCCCTGGCGTCGCAATTGATTCAGCAAATGGTCGCCAACGGCGATTCGACCTTGGCGACGCAGTTGTCCTCTTCGATCGATGGCAACGGCGCATCGATGTTAACTCGAATGTATGACCAAGCGTTGGCGATCGTTGTCGATGAGAAGGAGACCATCGACAAGCGAGCCGCCGCGATTCCGACGCTTCGCTTTCGCCCGTTCGACGCGGATCTGTTCGCCGGTTTGCTGGAGCCGTCGCAACCGCTGCTGTTGCAACAAGCGGCGCTGCAGACGCTGGCCTATTTTAAGTCGGCCGAAGTCGCCGATCTGGTGATCGAGCGTTGGCCAGCGATGAGCCCGTCGCTGCGGCAGTCGGCGTTTCAAGTTCTTACGGCGAATCCCCATGGAATCGCCCAACTGCTGGATGCAGTGCAAGCCGAGCAGATTCGGACTGCCGATCTTGACCTGGCCATGCTGCAAACGATGAAGTCGCTGGTCAGTGACAAACTAGCGCACCGGATCGACGCATTGATGAAATCCGAGTCCAAATCAGATCGCGACGCCATTGTTCAGGCATATCGCGGGGCGCTGCAGATCTCTGGCGATGCAACGCGGGGGGAAGCGGTCTTTCTGAAAAACTGTTCTAGCTGTCACCAAATGAATGGGAAAGGACACGCGATCGGCCCCAATCTTGCCGCGATGAAAAACCGGGGCGCCGAGGCGATTTTGATCAACGTGCTGAATCCCAATCTGGAAGTCAATCCGCAGTACCTGAGTTATGTTTGCCTGACCAATGACGGTCGCGCGTTGACCGGCATCATCGCCAACGAAACCGCGACCAGCATCACGCTGCTGCAAGGAGAAAATAAGTCGGAAACGATTCTCCGGATCGACATCGATCAACTTCGCAGCACCGGCGCGTCGCTAATGCCGCAAGATCTGGAGAAG
- a CDS encoding carboxypeptidase regulatory-like domain-containing protein: MALLSAVCALAGCSDNGPAIGYVVGEVTLDGKPLENAMVLYSPITPGRPSLAVTNNEGRYELTFSGTRKGATVGDHTVTITTAQDANYDDFGNVTNAAVRERVPKEFNTDTQQRVSVEAGDNQIDFHIPSKK, translated from the coding sequence ATGGCTCTTTTGAGCGCCGTTTGCGCGCTTGCAGGCTGTTCCGACAACGGGCCGGCGATTGGCTATGTTGTCGGAGAGGTTACTCTGGACGGCAAACCGCTGGAGAACGCGATGGTGTTGTACTCGCCGATAACGCCGGGTCGCCCCTCGTTGGCCGTTACCAACAACGAAGGCAGATACGAGCTGACCTTTTCCGGTACGCGAAAAGGGGCGACCGTGGGGGATCACACGGTTACAATCACCACGGCACAAGACGCTAACTATGACGACTTTGGGAACGTGACCAACGCCGCTGTGCGTGAACGGGTTCCCAAAGAGTTTAACACCGATACGCAACAGCGAGTCAGCGTCGAAGCTGGCGACAATCAAATCGACTTTCACATCCCGTCCAAAAAATAG
- a CDS encoding DUF1559 domain-containing protein encodes MRTTRQGFTLVELLVVIAIIGVLIALLLPAVQQAREAARRMTCTNNLKQFGLALHNYHDTFLAFPGVSHKCADAGTGTEGTHAHWTWGTQIMPFIEQSNTYDILSAPNDYMHDAIADATRFAILQTPIKAFRCPSDVGPDLNSKYLCVGEEIALSNYIGCNSPQEVWRGKPRGLFVAGSRVQGDDSEKRRQMRDVIDGTSNSIAMGERAWKINGVELGAGLIYGMSGNSDVQLVGDYNHGFISVVGAGKPPINWTLTCGSTCNDVDGREGFSSLHPGGAQFVFVDGSVKLLSETISHTPGGSVESTYELLLSINDGLVIGEY; translated from the coding sequence ATGCGCACCACAAGACAAGGTTTTACACTGGTCGAATTGCTCGTCGTGATCGCGATCATCGGCGTATTGATCGCGCTGCTGTTGCCGGCCGTGCAACAAGCGCGAGAAGCGGCTCGGCGAATGACGTGCACGAATAACCTGAAGCAATTTGGGCTGGCGCTGCACAACTATCACGACACGTTTCTGGCGTTTCCCGGCGTATCGCACAAATGCGCCGACGCGGGAACCGGAACGGAAGGAACTCACGCTCATTGGACCTGGGGAACGCAGATCATGCCGTTCATTGAGCAGTCCAATACGTACGACATTTTGTCGGCTCCTAATGACTATATGCATGACGCGATCGCCGACGCCACCCGATTCGCGATTCTGCAAACGCCGATCAAAGCGTTCCGTTGTCCTTCGGACGTTGGTCCTGATCTGAACTCCAAATACTTATGCGTGGGAGAGGAGATCGCGTTGTCCAACTACATCGGCTGCAATTCGCCGCAGGAAGTTTGGCGCGGTAAGCCGCGCGGTCTTTTCGTCGCCGGCAGTCGCGTTCAAGGGGATGATTCAGAAAAGCGACGTCAAATGCGCGATGTCATCGACGGCACGAGCAATTCCATCGCGATGGGCGAACGTGCTTGGAAAATCAACGGCGTCGAACTAGGGGCCGGCCTCATCTATGGCATGAGCGGCAATTCGGACGTGCAATTAGTCGGCGACTATAACCATGGATTTATCTCGGTCGTCGGCGCCGGCAAACCGCCGATCAACTGGACCTTGACCTGCGGCAGCACCTGCAATGACGTCGACGGACGCGAAGGCTTTTCCAGTTTGCATCCCGGCGGCGCTCAGTTTGTGTTTGTGGATGGCTCCGTCAAATTGCTTTCGGAGACGATTTCTCATACGCCTGGCGGGTCGGTCGAATCGACCTATGAACTGCTGCTGTCGATCAACGACGGGCTGGTAATCGGCGAATACTAA
- a CDS encoding 5'-nucleotidase C-terminal domain-containing protein, producing the protein MNSPSKLHPNPTSLIGHRTRYSACLLIVLACAADGLAQKEEVAVNEVSQSVVGPIDLALTCPSRTGQGDQPYRLFLPSAYDGKRKVPLFIAMHGTGGNQNKYFDHPGYGDGIYKREAEKRGIAILCPLGTEERGGSLPWQRATEWRGVGENNVMMAIEDVCQRFLIDEDRIICSGQSMGGSGTHYLCVRYPDLFAAGIPLASTYEHITLMPNLRHVPMFYVQGANDWPIYAQDGPIPLTAELKRLGFDATLWMVPGVGHNTMEVSTEKVLDWALEQRLVKAPKRVTFRAYLPIHGRAYWTEIQEIDEIGNFAEIDAQVEADNQISVALRNTVRAAIRPEPSLLDLAAPITLLVNGQKLFQGECSIQEEIRLVKEGDAWTAAIGPRKPRSRTAYRTHKIGVAVDSPNWEDKAETTMGNWTCDAIRDATGADIAIQTQNHFRGIPFQPGQSIYLVDLINWLRPSERRLVTFDISGADLVKIFELNLLDSPSKRKQFMVHVSGCRYAFDLSAPLGQRITSTDLDPDRIYRVACSSNVLTRTDTLELADLRSKIDFEWHEPTTVSSAWRFIEKSGGKVTSKLEGRIQDVTPSEQRSSASK; encoded by the coding sequence ATGAACAGTCCCTCCAAACTTCACCCTAATCCGACATCCTTGATTGGCCATCGAACCCGATATTCAGCCTGTCTGTTGATTGTGTTGGCGTGTGCAGCCGATGGACTTGCTCAAAAAGAGGAGGTCGCTGTCAACGAAGTTTCGCAATCCGTCGTTGGACCGATCGATCTGGCTCTGACATGCCCTTCTCGAACCGGTCAAGGAGACCAACCTTATCGGCTGTTTCTGCCTTCGGCTTATGACGGAAAACGAAAAGTGCCGTTATTTATCGCGATGCATGGGACGGGAGGCAATCAAAACAAATATTTTGATCACCCAGGGTATGGAGACGGCATTTACAAACGAGAAGCGGAGAAACGCGGGATTGCTATCCTCTGTCCGCTAGGAACAGAGGAGCGAGGCGGTTCCCTCCCATGGCAGAGGGCGACTGAATGGCGAGGCGTTGGCGAAAACAACGTGATGATGGCGATCGAGGATGTCTGTCAGCGATTTCTGATTGACGAGGATCGTATCATTTGCAGCGGCCAATCGATGGGCGGCAGCGGCACCCATTATCTCTGCGTACGATATCCCGATTTGTTCGCGGCGGGGATTCCACTGGCTTCCACCTATGAGCATATCACCCTCATGCCGAATCTCCGGCACGTTCCGATGTTTTATGTGCAAGGAGCAAACGACTGGCCGATTTACGCTCAAGACGGCCCGATTCCCTTGACCGCCGAATTGAAGCGCCTCGGTTTCGACGCAACGCTCTGGATGGTCCCCGGCGTGGGACACAACACCATGGAAGTCAGTACTGAAAAAGTTCTGGACTGGGCGCTCGAGCAACGTCTCGTCAAAGCTCCCAAACGGGTCACCTTCCGCGCTTATCTGCCGATTCATGGTCGCGCCTATTGGACGGAAATTCAGGAGATCGACGAGATCGGAAATTTTGCGGAGATCGATGCTCAGGTGGAAGCGGACAACCAAATTTCCGTTGCTCTTCGCAATACCGTCCGAGCGGCGATTCGACCGGAACCCTCCCTGCTAGATCTCGCCGCGCCGATCACCCTATTGGTCAACGGCCAAAAGTTGTTTCAAGGCGAATGCTCCATTCAAGAGGAGATTCGGCTTGTCAAAGAAGGGGATGCCTGGACGGCCGCTATCGGTCCCCGCAAACCGCGATCGAGAACCGCCTATCGTACTCATAAGATCGGCGTAGCCGTTGATTCTCCCAATTGGGAAGACAAGGCGGAAACGACGATGGGAAACTGGACGTGTGATGCGATCCGCGACGCGACCGGGGCGGATATCGCCATTCAGACGCAGAATCACTTTCGAGGCATTCCATTCCAACCTGGTCAATCCATCTACCTCGTCGATCTAATCAATTGGTTGCGTCCCAGCGAACGCCGCTTGGTTACCTTCGATATTTCCGGAGCAGACCTGGTGAAAATTTTCGAATTGAATCTGCTGGATAGTCCGAGTAAACGGAAGCAGTTTATGGTGCATGTTTCCGGCTGCCGGTATGCCTTCGACCTCAGCGCTCCGCTAGGCCAAAGGATCACCTCGACCGACCTGGACCCGGACCGGATCTATCGAGTCGCCTGTTCTTCGAATGTGCTAACCCGTACAGACACGCTAGAACTCGCCGACTTACGTAGCAAGATTGACTTTGAATGGCACGAGCCGACGACGGTCTCATCCGCTTGGAGATTTATTGAGAAATCTGGAGGCAAAGTTACTTCCAAGTTGGAAGGCCGTATCCAGGATGTAACGCCATCCGAACAACGAAGTAGTGCAAGCAAATAG
- a CDS encoding DUF1559 domain-containing protein, producing MRTTRQGFTLVELLVVIAIIGVLIALLLPAVQQAREAARRMSCTNNLKQLGLALHNYHDTHLTFPSGGITPVSGDPSVNCGSGSGNAADSRAPWSVLLLPFMEDSALHDAFDFGARFYSSANASTAAGFTSGNPNLQWTPNTKYECPSDPNSSSGLPNCNYYGVSGGGSVSSGSAGVYQSACRCCRSGSGASRMLYYNGIFSNNSGVKFAQLTDGTSNVFMVGETRYHPLQRNNPSGSEVIGMSWASGMQTTSSLLGAAFAATVKPINGLKPYDTLSSADPYISTFDYFTVMFGSHHPGGANFTLADGSVHFAPETMDISIYRTLGARDDGLPIGGFAR from the coding sequence ATGCGCACCACAAGACAAGGTTTTACACTGGTCGAATTGCTCGTCGTGATCGCGATCATCGGCGTATTGATCGCGCTGCTGTTGCCGGCCGTGCAGCAAGCGCGAGAAGCGGCTCGGCGAATGAGTTGCACCAACAACCTGAAACAGTTGGGTTTAGCCTTACACAACTATCACGACACGCATCTCACTTTTCCTTCGGGCGGCATCACCCCCGTTTCTGGCGATCCTTCTGTTAACTGCGGCAGCGGAAGCGGCAATGCCGCCGATTCACGAGCGCCGTGGTCCGTGTTGCTGCTTCCCTTCATGGAAGATTCGGCATTACATGACGCATTTGACTTCGGCGCAAGATTTTATAGTTCCGCAAATGCATCGACGGCCGCAGGATTCACCTCGGGAAACCCGAATTTGCAATGGACGCCCAATACGAAGTACGAGTGTCCCTCGGATCCAAATTCGAGTAGTGGACTTCCCAATTGCAATTATTACGGCGTCAGCGGAGGAGGTTCCGTTTCTAGCGGCAGCGCAGGAGTCTACCAGTCTGCCTGCCGATGTTGTCGATCCGGATCAGGAGCTTCGCGCATGCTCTACTACAACGGGATCTTCTCGAACAATTCAGGCGTTAAATTCGCTCAACTTACCGATGGAACGAGCAATGTCTTCATGGTCGGGGAAACGAGATACCATCCACTTCAGCGCAATAATCCGAGCGGCTCGGAAGTAATCGGAATGAGTTGGGCGTCCGGCATGCAGACCACATCAAGTTTACTTGGAGCGGCGTTCGCAGCGACGGTGAAGCCGATTAATGGGCTAAAGCCGTATGACACCTTGTCATCAGCGGATCCTTACATCTCGACTTTCGATTACTTTACCGTCATGTTCGGGAGCCATCATCCTGGCGGCGCCAATTTCACGCTGGCCGACGGATCCGTTCACTTTGCCCCTGAAACGATGGATATCAGCATTTATCGCACGCTCGGCGCCCGGGATGATGGGCTGCCGATTGGCGGTTTCGCTCGTTAG
- a CDS encoding sigma-70 family RNA polymerase sigma factor, with protein MSHDDQTLTDEDFIRLLTTYHGRILHYVVSLVPNRAQAEDVMQEVSLALWEKRSQYNPDLNFLTWMRAFARIQVLMHYRKQSRAPTQLSDDALQRVVASIDAQQHLVDDQLTLLRSCLQKLPLPQRDLVSRFYDGRLDVLAVAKEMQIQPNTLYVKIHRIRERLLACVQKQSASIGILV; from the coding sequence ATGTCGCACGATGACCAAACGTTGACCGACGAAGACTTCATTCGTCTCTTAACCACCTACCACGGGCGGATCTTGCACTATGTCGTCTCACTCGTCCCCAACCGGGCCCAAGCCGAAGACGTAATGCAAGAGGTTTCGCTGGCGCTGTGGGAGAAACGGTCGCAATACAATCCCGACCTCAACTTTCTGACTTGGATGCGGGCCTTCGCTCGAATCCAAGTGTTAATGCACTATCGCAAACAGTCGCGAGCGCCAACGCAATTGTCAGACGACGCGCTGCAGCGCGTCGTCGCTTCGATCGACGCCCAACAGCATCTTGTCGACGACCAGCTGACCTTACTGCGCAGCTGTCTCCAAAAACTGCCGCTGCCGCAGCGAGATTTGGTCAGTCGGTTTTACGATGGCCGCTTAGACGTGTTGGCGGTCGCCAAAGAAATGCAAATTCAACCGAACACGCTGTACGTCAAGATTCATCGCATTCGCGAGCGGCTGCTGGCTTGCGTGCAAAAACAATCCGCTTCGATAGGTATCCTAGTATGA
- a CDS encoding Gfo/Idh/MocA family oxidoreductase — MAKNSSRRAFLQSTAAITAAAATLGPSLYVSGAETPSKEKLNIGIIGAGGRGGANLKGVAGENIYAFCDTNPDAMESVSAVLPGTKTFSDWRDLLQESGIDAVVISTADHHHTPAAVAAMRAGKHVYCEKPLAHTVQEARLMQEVYLANQGKIATQMGTQIHATNNYRRAVELIQSGAIGPVTEAHVWCSRTINPVETAVLKQETTPAGFDWDVWLGPAAMRPYNTQYWKGGNLNWNRRWEFGNGVLGDMGSHLIDLPYWALGLHRPTSVVSEGPAADEIACPPWQQVTWEHPAREGNPNWAAPTKVVWYHGPEGMQRRSDYLQPLVGDATKINDWSIGVAFVGPQGVLVADYGKVVLAPADKFQDFQPPAQTIAPSLGHYQEWIQAAKTGGETLCNFAYSGALIEHNLLGNVAHRVGEKLDWDAAKLQATNSPQANALLTKEYRNGWKV, encoded by the coding sequence ATGGCGAAAAACAGTTCGCGGCGCGCTTTTCTTCAATCGACGGCGGCCATCACCGCCGCCGCCGCCACGCTGGGGCCAAGCCTGTATGTCTCAGGGGCTGAGACGCCCAGCAAAGAGAAGCTGAACATCGGCATCATCGGCGCCGGTGGACGTGGAGGGGCAAATCTGAAAGGAGTCGCCGGCGAAAATATCTATGCTTTTTGCGACACCAATCCCGACGCGATGGAAAGCGTAAGCGCCGTTCTGCCGGGTACAAAGACCTTCAGCGACTGGCGTGATCTGCTGCAAGAGAGCGGGATCGACGCCGTGGTGATCAGCACGGCCGATCATCATCATACGCCGGCGGCCGTAGCGGCGATGCGGGCCGGTAAGCATGTCTACTGCGAAAAGCCGCTCGCTCATACCGTGCAAGAAGCTCGACTGATGCAGGAGGTCTATCTGGCCAACCAGGGCAAGATCGCCACGCAGATGGGGACGCAGATTCATGCGACCAACAACTATCGCCGCGCCGTCGAGCTGATTCAGTCAGGCGCGATCGGCCCGGTGACCGAAGCGCACGTTTGGTGCAGTCGCACCATCAATCCAGTCGAGACCGCCGTACTAAAACAAGAAACAACGCCGGCCGGGTTTGACTGGGACGTCTGGTTGGGACCAGCCGCGATGCGTCCTTACAATACGCAGTATTGGAAGGGGGGCAATCTCAACTGGAATCGTCGCTGGGAGTTTGGCAATGGCGTGCTCGGTGATATGGGAAGCCATTTGATTGACTTGCCCTATTGGGCGCTCGGCTTGCATCGCCCGACGAGCGTCGTTTCGGAAGGCCCCGCTGCTGATGAGATCGCCTGTCCGCCGTGGCAGCAGGTGACCTGGGAGCATCCGGCTCGCGAAGGGAACCCGAACTGGGCCGCGCCTACCAAGGTCGTCTGGTATCACGGTCCCGAAGGGATGCAGCGCCGCAGCGATTACCTGCAGCCGTTGGTTGGGGATGCGACGAAGATCAACGACTGGTCGATCGGCGTCGCTTTTGTAGGCCCGCAAGGCGTCTTGGTCGCCGACTATGGCAAAGTGGTCCTCGCTCCTGCCGATAAGTTTCAAGACTTCCAACCGCCGGCACAGACCATCGCGCCAAGTCTCGGTCACTATCAAGAGTGGATTCAAGCGGCGAAAACCGGCGGCGAAACGCTTTGTAACTTCGCTTATTCCGGCGCACTGATCGAGCACAATCTGCTGGGCAATGTTGCGCATCGAGTTGGCGAAAAACTCGACTGGGACGCTGCGAAGCTGCAAGCGACTAACTCTCCCCAGGCCAACGCATTGCTCACCAAGGAATATCGCAACGGCTGGAAGGTCTAG
- a CDS encoding DUF4886 domain-containing protein: MLASLSNGLLWLAALTLFFQLPYSAQGKEPAANVRTVRLLTIGNSFADNACTYLPEMFQADPTVNLVLKKANLGGCSLERHWNNAVAAVSGQEGKKYQLLRNGKKESASLQQMLIAEPWDVVTLQQVSSNSWRLETYHPYGDNLVALIGKNAPQAKIAFHQTWAYRIDAPLLSQWKISQAEMYEQLTQAYGQVAEKFQAPVIPSGAAIQAYRQRADRQYVVDKDFNFQSPPAKGLPRQENSLVVGWSRNQGTGKLKLDPKHMNKRGKYLLGAVWFEALTGHDIRKNGFAPKGIPADELRVLQEIAHDTVASFPQPAVSLHALQP; this comes from the coding sequence ATGCTTGCGTCTCTGTCGAATGGCCTCCTTTGGCTCGCCGCACTGACACTATTTTTTCAGCTCCCTTACAGCGCTCAAGGTAAAGAACCAGCGGCCAACGTGCGAACGGTTCGTCTGCTGACGATCGGCAATAGCTTCGCCGATAATGCTTGCACGTATCTGCCAGAGATGTTTCAGGCCGATCCAACCGTCAATCTCGTCTTGAAGAAAGCAAATCTTGGCGGCTGCTCACTTGAGCGACACTGGAACAACGCGGTGGCGGCGGTATCCGGTCAAGAGGGAAAAAAATATCAACTACTCCGCAACGGCAAAAAGGAATCGGCGTCGTTGCAACAAATGCTGATCGCTGAGCCATGGGACGTGGTCACGCTGCAGCAAGTGAGCAGTAACAGTTGGAGACTTGAGACCTATCATCCCTATGGGGACAATCTGGTCGCGCTGATCGGTAAAAATGCGCCGCAAGCGAAGATCGCGTTTCATCAGACTTGGGCCTACCGCATCGACGCTCCTTTGCTGTCGCAATGGAAGATCTCGCAAGCGGAGATGTACGAGCAGCTTACCCAGGCCTACGGACAAGTCGCCGAAAAATTTCAGGCGCCGGTCATTCCTTCTGGCGCCGCCATCCAAGCCTACCGTCAGCGTGCGGATCGGCAGTACGTAGTGGACAAAGATTTCAACTTCCAATCTCCTCCGGCTAAGGGATTGCCGAGGCAAGAGAATTCGCTGGTCGTCGGCTGGTCTCGAAACCAAGGAACTGGGAAGCTTAAGCTGGATCCCAAACATATGAACAAACGTGGAAAATATCTGCTCGGCGCCGTCTGGTTCGAAGCATTGACCGGTCATGATATCCGGAAGAATGGCTTTGCACCGAAAGGGATACCGGCCGATGAACTGAGAGTGCTGCAGGAAATCGCCCACGACACGGTCGCTAGTTTCCCGCAGCCAGCCGTTTCACTCCATGCTTTGCAACCATAA
- a CDS encoding formyl transferase, with translation MNVVAISTMTPQHRYVLAKLHETCRLRHLIQPVWTSQSTTWKQYAKVLRSPLSFIGRRIQSRYNHWRGVRHFQTVAKLLGPTAAANLSNLEPSIVSIHGFNCEANVALLQDLQPDVIITSGCPILKPEIFGLARLATINIHWGIAPTYRGENTFFWPLYFGDYEQVGVTIHRIDAGIDTGPILAHGFIEVTSEDDEDTLTVKAAQVAARLLPRILTRIEETQTVEGFAPQEKGTLYLGRNRTWRHDLAYWWRRRSQQRNQQIATARDAIYIGKPASGF, from the coding sequence TTGAACGTCGTCGCCATCAGCACCATGACTCCGCAGCATCGCTATGTATTGGCGAAGTTGCACGAAACTTGTCGATTGCGACATCTGATTCAACCGGTCTGGACCTCGCAGTCAACGACGTGGAAGCAATACGCGAAGGTTTTGCGATCACCGCTGTCGTTCATTGGCCGACGTATTCAATCGCGCTACAATCACTGGCGCGGCGTTCGGCATTTTCAAACGGTGGCCAAACTGCTGGGACCGACTGCCGCCGCCAACTTGTCAAACTTGGAGCCATCGATCGTATCTATTCACGGATTCAATTGTGAAGCGAACGTCGCACTGCTTCAAGATCTGCAGCCCGACGTGATTATTACGTCGGGATGCCCGATTCTAAAGCCAGAGATCTTTGGATTAGCGCGTCTGGCGACCATTAACATCCACTGGGGAATCGCTCCCACCTATCGCGGCGAGAACACGTTCTTCTGGCCTCTTTACTTCGGCGACTACGAACAAGTGGGCGTGACGATTCACCGGATCGACGCAGGGATCGACACCGGCCCGATCCTGGCGCATGGATTTATCGAAGTCACCTCAGAGGATGATGAAGACACGCTGACGGTCAAAGCGGCTCAAGTCGCGGCGCGATTGTTGCCGAGAATATTGACCCGCATCGAAGAGACGCAAACGGTTGAGGGTTTCGCCCCCCAAGAAAAGGGAACGCTCTATTTAGGCCGAAATCGGACATGGCGACACGATCTGGCCTATTGGTGGCGTCGCCGATCACAACAACGCAACCAACAGATCGCGACGGCTCGTGACGCGATCTATATCGGTAAACCAGCATCGGGCTTTTAG